From Trichoderma atroviride chromosome 1, complete sequence, one genomic window encodes:
- a CDS encoding uncharacterized protein (SECRETED:SignalP(1-25)): MQLKSFAPFVSLAFWSAMPSPVVSAHDTDAAAAKVRLGHEGGSAMQVPLATVPGWWLKYCSLPDCNQVSGGVCGVRTGKQAIGCQQFNIPAGVVSLLFTSDIPGLRVRVFTGNGCTGNARDFWPVNPIDCQDFHDALPWGAESFMVF, translated from the coding sequence ATGCAACTCAAGTCTTTCGCCCCGTTTGTTAGCCTTGCTTTCTGGTCTGCGATGCCCTCACCCGTTGTTTCAGCCCATGACAcggatgccgccgccgccaaagtcaGGCTTGGCCATGAGGGCGGGTCAGCGATGCAGGTACCCCTGGCTACGGTTCCAGGCTGGTGGTTGAAATACTGCTCGTTGCCTGACTGCAACCAAGTCAGCGGCGGCGTTTGCGGCGTACGTACTGGGAAACAGGCCATTGGCTGTCAACAATTCAATATACCAGCCGGCGTCGTTTCCCTCTTATTCACCTCCGATATTCCTGGCCTTAGGGTCCGAGTCTTCACCGGCAACGGCTGTACCGGCAACGCAAGAGATTTCTGGCCTGTCAACCCGATCGATTGCCAGGATTTCCACGACGCCCTACCATGGGGCGCCGAGTCGTTCATGGTATTCTAG
- a CDS encoding uncharacterized protein (TransMembrane:3 (n10-20c28/29o52-75i84-102o166-186i)) translates to MAKGISVLKFVGTVSLGLLTGVSYTVSAVTLPTLVNLPSSSSAAHALTSLQSALRLPVLALSSLAAAPLFLSFVLSPRYARHPYLFYTSLLAVLSAVAPSYLPKPATSTSKPSGARKATSSRARMEASYEVLGDSHSEGDLPSESELEDINGEEVRANIDGAARAYLARTGLAAAGFVLSVIGLWGDGAPRSIRYY, encoded by the exons ATGGCAAAGGGGATTTCGGTCCTCAAATTTGTGGGCACAGTGTCCCTCGGCCTGTTGACG GGCGTCTCATATACCGTCTCGGCCGTCACTCTCCCGACCCTTGTCAACCttccatcatcgtcttccgcCGCCCACGCCTTGACCTCTCTCCAATCCGCTCTCCGTCTTCCAGTCCTCGCCCTTTCGTCTCTTGCCGCCGCTCCGCTATTCCTGTCGTTCGTCTTGTCCCCGCGCTATGCTCGCCACCCGTACCTCTTCTATACGTCCCTGCTGGCTGTGCTGTCTGCCGTAGCTCCTAGCTACCTCCCCAAGCCAGCCACCTCAACTTCGAAGCCTTCCGGCGCGCGCAAAGCCACTTCGTCCAGGGCCAGGATGGAAGCGAGCTACGAGGTTTTGGGTGATTCGCACAGCGAGGGAGACTTGCCTAGCGAGTCAGAGCTTGAAGATATCAATGGCGAGGAGGTCAGAGCCAACATTGACGGTGCCGCGAGAGCATACCTTGCCAGGACTGGccttgctgccgctggctTTGTGCTGTCAGTGATTGGACTCTGGGGTGATGGTGCTCCCAGGTCCATTCGCTATTATTAA
- a CDS encoding uncharacterized protein (EggNog:ENOG41), with protein sequence MSECPQPPRHSYGVTLHASSYMPLLDILGLDEFTFRRRIAVDASLGGNGHIEPKSMVYPGKTNSVSFRAHREKLEKLLREGLDVQWEHPLEKVEETSSGVALYLQNGQRIESSCVIGADGPHSNTRKSLSPDTPFGILPYVAFNGKRRVKRALFDSIYAPAFKGSNVLEMKIDDFVLNISINEQQVDVVSVSWIFSRPARGPTDPLHKPNRPVSGATDIPEEFFDEVENLSGLSQPFKEVFDAEKLRMERVLHWLMRTVLVKQQELHALAKKGVFFMGDSVHAEPILGGEGANNAITDGIELAKCISASGPSGIVSWYEARYPVWERGIRNSENAIIAMHNSHKASL encoded by the coding sequence ATGAGCGAATGCCCTCAACCCCCCCGCCATAGCTATGGCGTCACGCTTCACGCCTCGTCTTATATGCCACTGCTGGATATTTTAGGCCTGGATGAATTCACCTTCAGGCGTCGTATAGCCGTGGACGCATCGCTAGGCGGGAATGGGCATATTGAGCCAAAATCCATGGTCTATCCTGGGAAGACAAATTCCGTCTCGTTTCGTGCTCATCGCGAGAAGCTAGAGAAATTGCTTCGCGAGGGTCTCGATGTCCAATGGGAGCACCCCTTGGAAAAGGTGGAAGAAACATCATCGGGGGTTGCCTTATACCTGCAAAATGGACAAAGGATTGAGAGCTCGTGTGTAATTGGAGCTGACGGACCGCACTCAAATACTCGAAAATCCCTCTCTCCAGACACGCCCTTTGGGATCCTCCCATATGTCGCTTTCAATGGCAAGCGACGAGTAAAGCGCGCTCTATTCGACAGCATCTACGCCCCAGCATTCAAGGGTTCAAatgtcttggagatgaaaatAGACGATTTTGTGTTGAATATATCCATCAATGAGCAACAGGTTGATGTGGTAAGCGTGAGTTGGATCTTCTCGCGCCCGGCCAGAGGCCCTACGGATCCTCTTCACAAACCCAATCGCCCAGTGTCAGGAGCAACAGATATTCCAGAGGAGTTTTTCGATGAAGTGGAAAACCTGAGTGGATTAAGTCAGCCATTTAAAGAGGTTTTTGACGCGGAAAAACTGAGGATGGAGCGTGTTTTGCATTGGCTTATGCGTACAGTGCTTGTCAAACAGCAGGAGCTTCACGCACTCGCCAAGAAGGGTGTCTTTTTCATGGGCGATTCTGTGCATGCAGAGCCAATACTAGGAGGAGAGGGCGCAAACAATGCCATCACGGATGGTATCGAGCTTGCAAAATGCATCTCTGCCTCTGGCCCAAGTGGCATCGTATCGTGGTACGAAGCCAGGTATCCTGTGTGGGAGAGAGGTATTCGCAATAGCGAAAATGCCATCATTGCGATGCATAATAGCCACAAGGCTTCTCTATAG
- a CDS encoding uncharacterized protein (EggNog:ENOG41) gives MPNKYSITVKNQSGSLQQYALFNKVPDVIGSVQEKIWSNVFALEKAANKQEILFELVNEYNAIVGKKKANASGSVTITVTGTEPVTLGHTESDGQPVPGTSLSMLVADDTPQFSTKALPNGSFPGAFEIRTGNFSNEDAKNAGYMIGLGAKGGSDGPAATFIPEARTNYQIQPVNTYYVTIGDFKKGQLIDVTKIGVVCPIDFTKLRRDVVIIHNDHGELTVQSA, from the exons ATGCCTAACAAATACAGCATTACCGTCAAGAACCAGTCTGGTAGCCTCCAGCAGTATGCTCTCTTCAATAAAGTCCCCGATGTGATAGGTAGCGTCCAGGAGAAGATCTGGTCCAACGTCTTCGCCCTCGAAAAGGCCGCCAACAAACAGGAGATCCTCTTCGAACTGGTCAACGAGTACAATGCCATTGtcggcaagaagaaggccaacgCTAGCGGCAGCGTCACCATTACCGTCACCGGCACTGAGCCCGTTACCCTCGGTCACACCGAGTCCGACGGTCAGCCAGTCCCGGGAACTAGCTTGAGCATGCTTGTCGCCGACGACACTCCTCAGTTTTCCACCAAAGCTCTCCCCAACGGAAGCTTTCCCGGTGCCTTTGAGATCCGCACCGGCAACTTCAGCAACGAGGATGCCAAGAATG CCGGATACATGATTGGTTTGGGTGCCAAGGGTGGCTCCGACGGACCCGCTGCTACCTTCATTCCCGAGGCCAGGACGAACTACCAGATCCAGCCGGTCAACACTTACTATGTTACCATCGGCGACTTTAAGAAGGGACAGCTCATTGACGTCACCAAGATCGGAGTAGTCTGCCCCATTGACTTCACCAAGCTCCGCAGAGATGTTGTCATTATCCACAACGACCACGGTGAGCTCACCGTCCAGAGTGCTTAA
- a CDS encoding uncharacterized protein (BUSCO:EOG092D0ZEU), with protein sequence MDSDEFDDDIADEDMLAAFDQLSSSNGGQITSTSTSNAVNTNRIHGLTNDQSVAQELLDLPSDAFSSPEPPRKNAQPPARPAVNARSGFSRTNSGTFRQTTLWGGHAATDDAPRASQTTTARVYRADLPPEQPSPHQLDREAMKTWVYPTNLGPTRDYQYSIVRNSLFNNTLVALPTGLGKTFIAATVMLNFYRWTKTAKIVFVAPTKPLVTQQIDACYNIAGIPRSETTLLTGDIPPALRSDEWEKRRVFFMTPQTLLNDLSHGYADPKSIGLIVIDEAHRAVGEYAYAKATRLIRRFSNSFRVLALTATPGSKVETVQEVIDNLGISHCEIRTEESLDIRQYVHQRNIDQIVLEPSDEINLIGELFTEALKPLTEKLSAQNIWYGRNPMALTTYGLIQAQKEWFATRGHRANQGIQFMMRAIFSVLTSLAHSIKLLQYHGIRPFYDNMVDFRSEQEGKGEKGSKYRRQILDSTSFQEMMDKISGWLKTDGFVGHPKLTALADCVLNHFMDNGEATRVIVFSEYRDSAEEIVRMFNTHRPLIKATVFVGQADGKRGEGMKQKQQVDTIEKFKTGAYNVLVATSIGEEGLDIGQVDLIVCYDSSASPIRMLQRMGRTGRKRAGNITLLLMRGKEEEQFAKSKDNYEKMQQLICEGSRFNFRFDLSTRIVPRDIRPEVDMRHVEIPIENTQNTSLPEPKKRQVPKGKKKPPKKFHMPDGVQTGFQKVSDFMRVTPKTKQPVSRSSSKPERTSELDDVAAVPELERVVLGEDERYELDRIYRNLPFNLSVVGETKLPDYTAHPTLQREPRPIALVAHGTRTKRCIKMLRKMGADPDSLVRPCRDEDISDYLEIPVKPFVYSDNGETDASDVQSAPDGKKRPVIEVDSDDSAPGSEVQQKRRRITAPKAQLKAQPKPKAQSKAQPSTKKALVKKTSRPATLPELNSEDEELFDSDLDIDAEEEEPGLPPRLSEAKRRKRLNAKSKGKYSRKAAIGSDEEGDDCERDSDLLDESDSDDGADLLDFVVGDDQATSSMLDSEATSPIRPKERTSRAEASKPYFVPTQFTATQESEDVPEFDLLVGPSKSRLDEASAPAKRARRGRPAILDSDDSDF encoded by the coding sequence ATGGATTCCGATGAATTCGATGACGATATCGCCGATGAGGATATGCTTGCTGCCTTTGATCAATTATCTTCATCTAATGGAGGGCAAATCACATCCACATCTACGTCGAATGCAGTGAATACGAATCGTATCCATGGATTGACCAATGATCAGAGCGTGGCCCAGGAGCTTCTTGATTTACCTTCAGACGCTTTCTCTTCACCGGAACCTCCTAGAAAGAATGCGCAGCCCCCTGCAAGGCCGGCAGTAAATGCACGCTCTGGCTTCAGTCGGACGAATTCAGGGACTTTTAGACAGACTACATTATGGGGTGGCCATGCAGCAACTGATGATGCTCCCCGTGCATCTCAAACTACAACTGCTAGGGTCTATCGTGCTGATCTGCCGCCTGAACAACCCAGTCCGCATCAGCTTGACAGAGAGGCGATGAAAACTTGGGTGTATCCGACAAATCTAGGACCAACTCGCGACTACCAGTACAGCATTGTCAGAAACAGCCTGTTCAACAACACATTGGTAGCCTTGCCAACAGGTCTAGGAAAGACGTTTATTGCTGCTACAGTCATGTTGAACTTTTATCGTTGGACGAAAACGGCAAAAATCGTCTTTGTGGCGCCAACGAAACCGCTTGTAACTCAACAGATTGACGCTTGTTACAACATTGCGGGAATTCCCCGATCGGAGACGACGCTTCTTACTGGCGATATCCCTCCTGCACTGCGGAGTGATGAGTGGGAAAAAAGACGAGTCTTCTTCATGACACCTCAAACGCTTCTTAACGATCTTTCGCATGGATATGCAGACCCCAAGAGCATTGGCCTTATAGTCATTGACGAAGCACATCGCGCCGTGGGAGAATATGCGTATGCCAAGGCCACCAGACTTATTCGTCGATTTTCCAACAGTTTTCGAGTGTTGGCTCTGACGGCCACACCTGGATCAAAGGTTGAAACGGTCCAAGAGGTGATTGATAATCTGGGGATCTCGCACTGCGAAATCAGAACCGAAGAATCTCTGGATATTCGGCAGTATGTGCATCAGAGAAATATCGACCAAATAGTTCTGGAGCCTTCGGATGAGATAAACCTTATTGGAGAGCTCTTTACTGAGGCTCTCAAGCCACTGACGGAGAAGCTCAGCGCCCAAAATATATGGTATGGACGGAATCCAATGGCTCTCACGACTTATGGCTTGATACAGGCGCAGAAGGAGTGGTTTGCTACGCGTGGACATCGTGCCAATCAAGGCATTCAGTTCATGATGCGGGCAATATTCAGCGTGTTGACGAGTCTTGCTCATTCGATCAAATTACTGCAATATCATGGTATCCGACCTTTTTACGACAACATGGTCGACTTCCGCAGCGAACAAGAAGGGAAGGGTGAGAAGGGATCCAAGTACAGGCGCCAGATCTTGGACAGCACTAGCTTTCAAGAAATGATGGACAAGATTTCTGGATGGCTCAAGACGGATGGCTTTGTAGGACATCCAAAGTTGACCGCTCTGGCTGATTGCGTGTTGAACCATTTCATGGACAATGGAGAGGCAACACGAGTCATTGTGTTCAGCGAGTATCGTGATTCTGCCGAAGAAATCGTTCGCATGTTTAATACCCACCGGCCTCTCATCAAAGCTACTGTCTTTGTTGGGCAGGCTGATGGAAAGCGCGGCGAAGGCATGAAGCAAAAACAGCAAGTAGATACCATTGAGAAATTCAAGACCGGCGCCTACAACGTTTTAGTCGCCACGTCGATTGGAGAGGAAGGTTTGGACATTGGCCAAGTTGATCTCATCGTATGTTACGACTCTTCAGCATCGCCTATTCGAATGCTGCAGCGAATGGGCAGAACAGGACGAAAGCGCGCAGGCAACATCACATTGCTCCTAATGAGAGGCAAAGAGGAGGAACAGTTTGCAAAGTCAAAGGACAATTATGAGAAGATGCAACAGCTCATTTGCGAAGGAAGCCGGTTCAACTTTCGGTTTGATCTCTCTACGAGAATTGTTCCCCGGGATATACGCCCAGAGGTGGACATGCGACATGTGGAGATTCCGATTGAAAACACCCAGAACACGTCATTACCAGAACCCAAGAAGAGACAAGTGCccaaggggaagaagaagccgcccAAAAAATTCCACATGCCAGATGGTGTTCAGACTGGTTTTCAAAAAGTCAGCGACTTTATGCGGGTCAcgccaaagacaaagcagCCTGTGTCTAGATCAAGCTCGAAGCCGGAACGGACTTCCGAGCTAGATGATGTCGCTGCAGTTCCCGAATTGGAGCGCGTTGTGCTTGGTGAAGACGAGCGTTATGAGCTCGATCGAATCTACCGGAATCTGCCATTCAACCTTAGTGTGGTTGGAGAAACTAAGTTGCCGGACTACACTGCTCATCCGACATTACAAAGAGAGCCGCGGCCAATTGCCTTGGTTGCGCATGGGACTCGCACAAAACGCTGTATCAAAATGTTACGCAAGATGGGTGCAGATCCCGATAGCCTCGTGAGGCCGTGTCGCGATGAGGATATAAGCGACTACCTTGAGATCCCAGTAAAGCCTTTTGTGTATTCTGATAATGGCGAGACGGATGCGAGTGATGTTCAGAGTGCACCAGACGGAAAAAAGCGACCAGTGATCGAAGTTGATTCGGATGACAGCGCTCCAGGAAGTGAGGTTcagcagaagaggagaaggatcaCAGCCCCGAAAGCTCAGCTAAAAGCTCAACCAAAACCAAAAGCTCAGTCAAAAGCTCAGCCATCAACCAAAAAGGCGTTAGTTAAAAAGACTTCTCGGCCCGCCACCCTACCTGAATTGAAttcggaagatgaagagctgttTGACTCTGATCTTGATATagatgccgaagaagaggagcctGGGTTGCCGCCTCGACTAAgtgaagcaaaaagacggAAAAGGCTGAATGCAAAGTCTAAAGGCAAATACTCACGGAaagctgccattggcagtgatgaagaaggagacgacTGTGAAAGAGACAGCGATCTGCTGGATGAGAGTGACTCGGACGACGGGGCTGATCTGCTAGATTTCGTTGTGGGAGATGACCAGGCGACTTCCAGCATGCTGGATTCTGAGGCGACATCGCCTATACGGCCGAAAGAACGGACATCACGAGCAGAAGCGAGCAAGCCCTATTTTGTACCAACTCAATTTACAGCAACACAAGAGAGCGAAGACGTTCCCGAGTTTGATCTGCTTGTTGGCCCTTCCAAGAGTCGATTGGACGAAGCGTCTGCACCAGCTAAGAGGGCGCGACGCGGAAGGCCTGCAATCTTGGACAGCGATGACAGTGATTTCTAA
- a CDS encoding uncharacterized protein (EggNog:ENOG41), which produces MLKVSCSHAAFITQQRLDLISHLTARVSKTVGSIATDVASVTTDIRSFRLEKEESIMADIYAWLTPLTMISRNKHLESFATKVRQDNGAQQLLQHEQFKSWMTSTGTTLWCTGLPGIGKTINVSYIIEALRKLSHGSDLGIAYVYFSYKDIETQTPVNVMASILQQLISDKQSFLSDLKILYAQHIKENTRPSVPDIVSLLQDVVLSYSKVFIIIDALDECTDADDVRFILLTELKKLQHRMCLLVMSRPIPDLEEPLEGATRVNVEASLIDIKNYLLQRLESTRSMQKHLAEEPSLRDKIVSVIVQKIKGMFLMARLYLDTLVKKTTRRKIKTALETLPEGLDSIYEELMNRVKLQNPHDHAELAMRVIGWIFYTSRPLTVIEMQNALAVEPGDTCLDDDGIPNRDLLVSVCAGIVMINDNSDTISFVHYTAQEYFQRSGQRLLDHANRDIAATCLTYLHFDSFNCDATKATSHDAFLTLLQNNPLLGYAAQHWGNHLRQVSDREINEQAIVLLNDINKVRLIAWLKEYADNLVKGTYFWPRTQVSGLTLASSFGLTVVVSCLINSGASLHERDSNGQTALHHAVENGHTDTAALLLDMGAEINSRDLDGSSPLHQASTNADGETAKLLILKGADVNAVDGYNATPLYRAAEAGDEVVTRLLLDANADLLVKNSYLQTALHRAADRGHLAIVDLLLKHGADVKAKDHYGYTPLYRAADQGHEDVERLLRAFTRRG; this is translated from the exons ATGCTCAAGGTATCTTGTAGTCATGCGGCTTTTATAACCCAGCAGCGTCTCGatctcatctctcatcttACTGCTCGTGTATCGAAAACAGTAGGGAGTATAGCTACTGATGTCGCGAGTGTCACTACGGATATTCGATCATTTCGATTGGAGAAAGAAG AAAGCATCATGGCGGATATCTACGCCTGGCTGACACCTCTTACAATGATTTCTCGAAACAAACACCTGGAGAGCTTCGCAACCAAGGTCCGCCAAGACAACGGCGCTCAGCAACTGCTGCAACACGAACAATTCAAGTCATGGATGACTTCGACTGGCACTACCCTATGGTGCACTGGTTTGC CTGGTATTGGAAAAACGATAAATGT GTCCTATATAATCGAGGCATTGCGAAAACTGAGTCATGGGAGCGACCTTGGTATTGCTTACGTCTATTTCAGCTACAAAGACATTGAGACACAGACCCCGGTCAACGTGATGGCCAgcattcttcagcagcttatTTCCGACAAACAAAGCTTTCTTTCAGATCTGAAAATTTTATATGCTCAACACATCAAAGAAAACACGCGACCATCCGTTCCCGACATAGTCtcgcttcttcaagatgttGTTCTTAGCTATTCCAAAgttttcatcatcattgacGCACTAGATGAATGTACCGACGCTGATGACGTTCGATTTATACTTTTGACAGAGTTGAAGAAATTACAGCATCGGATGTGTTTGCTTGTAATGTCTAGACCGATTCCTGATCTAGAAGAGCCCTTGGAGGGCGCTACTCGAGTCAATGTGGAAGCCAGtctcatcgacatcaagAACTATCTTCTGCAGCGCCTTGAAAGTACGCGAAGTATGCAGAAACATCTTGCAGAGGAACCAAGTCTACGAGATAAGATAGTATCAGTCATCGTACAGAAAATTAAGGGCAT GTTTCTCATGGCTCGACTATACTTGGACACGCTGGTAAAGAAAACGACTCGTCGAAAAATAAAGACTGCCTTGGAAACGCTGCCTGAAGGTCTCGACTCTATATATGAAGAGCTGATGAATCGGGTCAAATTGCAAAACCCACATGACCACGCAGAGCTGGCAATGAGAGTGATTGGCTGGATATTTTATACCTCTAGGCCTCTTACTGTTATTGAGATGCAAAACGCTCTGGCGGTCGAACCCGGAGACACTTGcttggatgatgatggtatCCCGAACCGTGATTTACTCGTGTCGGTATGCGCCGGCATAGTGATGATCAATGATAATAGCGACACGATCAGTTTTGTTCACTATACAGCACAGGAATACTTCCAACGCAGCGGTCAACGCCTTTTAGACCATGCAAATAGGGATATTGCCGCTACTTGTCTGACGTATCTACATTTCGACAGCTTTAATTGCGACGCCACAAAAGCGACGAGCCATGATGCGTTTCTAACGCTGTTGCAAAACAACCCGCTTCTCGGCTACGCAGCGCAACACTGGGGAAACCATCTGAGGCAAGTTAGCGACAGAGAGATTAACGAGCAGGCAATTGTATTACTGAACGATATAAACAAAGTGCGTCTCATCGCTTGGTTGAAGGAATATGCAGATAACCTGGTCAAAGGGACCTATTTTTGGCCACGGACACAAGTATCCGGCTTAACActagcttcttcttttggtctCACGGTTGTGGTATCTTGTTTGATCAATTCAGGCGCGTCTCTGCACGAAAGAGACTCAAACGGGCAAACTGCTCTGCATCACGCCGTGGAAAATGGGCATACAGATACTGCGGCATTGCTGTTAGACATGGGCGCTGAGATCAATTCGAGAGATCTCGACGGCTCATCGCCTCTCCACCAGGCATCCACCAACGCTGACGGAGAAACTGCCAAGTTGCTCATACTGAAAGGCGCCGATGTTAATGCGGTCGATGGCTATAATGCAACGCCCCTATACCGCGCCGCAGAGGCGGGGGACGAAGTAGTCACccggcttcttctcgatGCAAATGCCGACCTACTTGTCAAGAACAGTTATCTTCAAACGGCTTTACACAGAGCAGCTGATAGAGGGCATCTTGCTATAGTGGACTTGCTCCTCAAGCATGGCGCAGATGTCAAAGCGAAAGATCACTACGGATACACGCCATTATATCGGGCTGCCGACCAAGGACATGAAGACGTGGAAAGACTATTGCGAGCTTTTACGCGACGAGGTTAA
- a CDS encoding uncharacterized protein (EggNog:ENOG41) encodes MQGLQTLEKKLVKIRSTQADGTLRTRLENTKRKLLYPFKESTLAKLREICHDLKSNLGLAIDALNVHAAFITQQRLDLISHLTARVSKTVGSIATDVASVTTDIRSFRLEKEESIMADIYAWLTPLTMISRNKHLESFATKVRQDNGAQQLLQHEQFKSWMTSTGTTLWCTGLPGIGKTINVSYIIEALRKLSHGSDLGIAYVYFSYKDIETQTPVNVMASILQQLISDKQSFLSDLKILYAQHIKENTRPSVPDIVSLLQDVVLSYSKVFIIIDALDECTDADDVRFILLTELKKLQHRMCLLVMSRPIPDLEEPLEGATRVNVEASLIDIKNYLLQRLESTRSMQKHLAEEPSLRDKIVSVIVQKIKGMFLMARLYLDTLVKKTTRRKIKTALETLPEGLDSIYEELMNRVKLQNPHDHAELAMRVIGWIFYTSRPLTVIEMQNALAVEPGDTCLDDDGIPNRDLLVSVCAGIVMINDNSDTISFVHYTAQEYFQRSGQRLLDHANRDIAATCLTYLHFDSFNCDATKATSHDAFLTLLQNNPLLGYAAQHWGNHLRQVSDREINEQAIVLLNDINKVRLIAWLKEYADNLVKGTYFWPRTQVSGLTLASSFGLTVVVSCLINSGASLHERDSNGQTALHHAVENGHTDTAALLLDMGAEINSRDLDGSSPLHQASTNADGETAKLLILKGADVNAVDGYNATPLYRAAEAGDEVVTRLLLDANADLLVKNSYLQTALHRAADRGHLAIVDLLLKHGADVKAKDHYGYTPLYRAADQGHEDVERLLRAFTRRG; translated from the exons ATGCAAGGATTGCAGAccttggaaaagaagcttgTCAAGATTCGCTCAACCCAGGCGGATGGCACATTGAGAACTCGGCTGGAAAATACGAAGCGGAAGCTGCTTTATCCATTCAAAGAAAGCACCCTTGCCAAGTTGAGAGAGATTTGCCACGATCTTAAAAGCAATCTTGGCTTAGCTATTGATGCCCTAAACGT TCATGCGGCTTTTATAACCCAGCAGCGTCTCGatctcatctctcatcttACTGCTCGTGTATCGAAAACAGTAGGGAGTATAGCTACTGATGTCGCGAGTGTCACTACGGATATTCGATCATTTCGATTGGAGAAAGAAG AAAGCATCATGGCGGATATCTACGCCTGGCTGACACCTCTTACAATGATTTCTCGAAACAAACACCTGGAGAGCTTCGCAACCAAGGTCCGCCAAGACAACGGCGCTCAGCAACTGCTGCAACACGAACAATTCAAGTCATGGATGACTTCGACTGGCACTACCCTATGGTGCACTGGTTTGC CTGGTATTGGAAAAACGATAAATGT GTCCTATATAATCGAGGCATTGCGAAAACTGAGTCATGGGAGCGACCTTGGTATTGCTTACGTCTATTTCAGCTACAAAGACATTGAGACACAGACCCCGGTCAACGTGATGGCCAgcattcttcagcagcttatTTCCGACAAACAAAGCTTTCTTTCAGATCTGAAAATTTTATATGCTCAACACATCAAAGAAAACACGCGACCATCCGTTCCCGACATAGTCtcgcttcttcaagatgttGTTCTTAGCTATTCCAAAgttttcatcatcattgacGCACTAGATGAATGTACCGACGCTGATGACGTTCGATTTATACTTTTGACAGAGTTGAAGAAATTACAGCATCGGATGTGTTTGCTTGTAATGTCTAGACCGATTCCTGATCTAGAAGAGCCCTTGGAGGGCGCTACTCGAGTCAATGTGGAAGCCAGtctcatcgacatcaagAACTATCTTCTGCAGCGCCTTGAAAGTACGCGAAGTATGCAGAAACATCTTGCAGAGGAACCAAGTCTACGAGATAAGATAGTATCAGTCATCGTACAGAAAATTAAGGGCAT GTTTCTCATGGCTCGACTATACTTGGACACGCTGGTAAAGAAAACGACTCGTCGAAAAATAAAGACTGCCTTGGAAACGCTGCCTGAAGGTCTCGACTCTATATATGAAGAGCTGATGAATCGGGTCAAATTGCAAAACCCACATGACCACGCAGAGCTGGCAATGAGAGTGATTGGCTGGATATTTTATACCTCTAGGCCTCTTACTGTTATTGAGATGCAAAACGCTCTGGCGGTCGAACCCGGAGACACTTGcttggatgatgatggtatCCCGAACCGTGATTTACTCGTGTCGGTATGCGCCGGCATAGTGATGATCAATGATAATAGCGACACGATCAGTTTTGTTCACTATACAGCACAGGAATACTTCCAACGCAGCGGTCAACGCCTTTTAGACCATGCAAATAGGGATATTGCCGCTACTTGTCTGACGTATCTACATTTCGACAGCTTTAATTGCGACGCCACAAAAGCGACGAGCCATGATGCGTTTCTAACGCTGTTGCAAAACAACCCGCTTCTCGGCTACGCAGCGCAACACTGGGGAAACCATCTGAGGCAAGTTAGCGACAGAGAGATTAACGAGCAGGCAATTGTATTACTGAACGATATAAACAAAGTGCGTCTCATCGCTTGGTTGAAGGAATATGCAGATAACCTGGTCAAAGGGACCTATTTTTGGCCACGGACACAAGTATCCGGCTTAACActagcttcttcttttggtctCACGGTTGTGGTATCTTGTTTGATCAATTCAGGCGCGTCTCTGCACGAAAGAGACTCAAACGGGCAAACTGCTCTGCATCACGCCGTGGAAAATGGGCATACAGATACTGCGGCATTGCTGTTAGACATGGGCGCTGAGATCAATTCGAGAGATCTCGACGGCTCATCGCCTCTCCACCAGGCATCCACCAACGCTGACGGAGAAACTGCCAAGTTGCTCATACTGAAAGGCGCCGATGTTAATGCGGTCGATGGCTATAATGCAACGCCCCTATACCGCGCCGCAGAGGCGGGGGACGAAGTAGTCACccggcttcttctcgatGCAAATGCCGACCTACTTGTCAAGAACAGTTATCTTCAAACGGCTTTACACAGAGCAGCTGATAGAGGGCATCTTGCTATAGTGGACTTGCTCCTCAAGCATGGCGCAGATGTCAAAGCGAAAGATCACTACGGATACACGCCATTATATCGGGCTGCCGACCAAGGACATGAAGACGTGGAAAGACTATTGCGAGCTTTTACGCGACGAGGTTAA